Below is a genomic region from Candidatus Eremiobacteraceae bacterium.
GTCGACGCTGAACTCGGCGCCCTACTGTCTCGCCTCGCATTCGGCGCTAGCACGCAAGCACGGCGTCGACGGTGCGATCATCGAGTCGATCCGCGACTGGCGCACTGACTCGCGCCTCGGATCCGCCGAGAAGGCCGCGCTCGCCGTCGCCGAATCGATCACGCGCGACCCGACGCACCTGCCCGAACCGCTTTGGAGAGACCTACGCGCGCACTTCGACGACGGTCAGATCGTCGAGATCGTGTGCTCGATCGGGCTCTTCAACTACTTCAACCGGGTGAACAACCTGCTCGAGATGGAGATCACGAAGTAGTATCGCGGGTCGGCGTCGCGAGCCGGCGCTGTGGCCCGAGCGCCTTGAGCCCGGCGCGTGCCGCGTCGCTGTTGCCGAGTTCTTCGACCATCTCGACGTAGCGATCGACGTCCTCTTTGCGGACCAGACCGATGTACGCGCCGTCTTCTTCGACGATCGCGGCGGCGAGCGGCGCCGTCGCGAGCACCGGCGGTAGGATCGCCGCTTCGACGAACGGATGAAGCCCCGGCAATTCATATGCTCGCGTCATGACGGACGCGACTTGCGTCGACGCCGCTTGATCGGCCGGAACGCTTGCGACCTGGACGTCGCTGATCGCGCCGGCGGCACGCTCGCCGAAAAGCACGGGCAGCGTGCGCGACAGCGCGCCTGCGCCGAAATACGCGGATGCCGAGGCCACCGAATCCGAGGTCTGCAATAGCGGCAGATCGCGCGCGCACAGATCGCGGACGGTCAAACCGTTGAGCGCGATCTTCAACAGCATGGCGCGGTAGTACGACTGCGCGAGCGTCGCGAGAAGCCAGCCCGTCGCGGCGACCCAGACGCCGGCCGCGACATCCGTCGCGACCATGAGCCATGCACCTAGCCCGACGATGATGTAAGCGATGATGCGGCCTGCGGAGGACGCTTGCTTCGTCGCCGACACGGCGTTGCCGCTGCGGTTCCAGAGGATGCCGCGCAGTACGCGCCCGCCGTCCATCGGGAAGCCGGGCAGCGCGTTGAACACCGCGAGCAAGGCGTTCGCGAGGCCGATATCGAGGATGAGCTCGCCGGCCGGCTTGCTCGACCTGATGACGCTCAGCCCGGCGGCGATGAAGAGCGTCGCAAGCGCGCCGCTTGCGAGCGGGCCCGCCGACCCGATCGCTATCTCATCGCGCGCGTCGAGGCCGCGGTCGTCGACGTGCGCGTTGCCGCCGAAGAGGTAGAGCGTCAGGACGTGCACCGGCTTGCCGCGTGCGCGCGCGACGAATGCGTGCGCGAACTCGTGGAACGCGACCGAGCCCGCGAGCAGCAAAGCGATGACCGCGCCGACGGCGAGCCGCTGCGGCAACGACGCGTCAGGCGTGACGTCCGGCTGTGGAAGGTAGAATAACGCGAATGCGAGCGCGATGCCCGCGAACGACAGCAGTGCCGACGTGTGCGC
It encodes:
- a CDS encoding carboxymuconolactone decarboxylase family protein encodes the protein MPRLPAIDPASAPEDSKPVLEGFFKARGNYPNMFRTLSIRPAIMRTASEHMRAVTGPGTVPQALKELCIVLVSTLNSAPYCLASHSALARKHGVDGAIIESIRDWRTDSRLGSAEKAALAVAESITRDPTHLPEPLWRDLRAHFDDGQIVEIVCSIGLFNYFNRVNNLLEMEITK
- a CDS encoding site-2 protease family protein; amino-acid sequence: MRIAKIAGIEIRAHTSALLSFAGIALAFALFYLPQPDVTPDASLPQRLAVGAVIALLLAGSVAFHEFAHAFVARARGKPVHVLTLYLFGGNAHVDDRGLDARDEIAIGSAGPLASGALATLFIAAGLSVIRSSKPAGELILDIGLANALLAVFNALPGFPMDGGRVLRGILWNRSGNAVSATKQASSAGRIIAYIIVGLGAWLMVATDVAAGVWVAATGWLLATLAQSYYRAMLLKIALNGLTVRDLCARDLPLLQTSDSVASASAYFGAGALSRTLPVLFGERAAGAISDVQVASVPADQAASTQVASVMTRAYELPGLHPFVEAAILPPVLATAPLAAAIVEEDGAYIGLVRKEDVDRYVEMVEELGNSDAARAGLKALGPQRRLATPTRDTTS